The following proteins are encoded in a genomic region of Candidatus Campbellbacteria bacterium:
- a CDS encoding S1 RNA-binding domain-containing protein — protein MTTDTLISTEDVDVKDKKADRMMNDFLVQTKNPPAVGDIVEGRVIALHKSSVFVDVAPFGTGIIFGREFNNARDIIKNISIGNEVTATVVDSNNADGYFELSLREARQALIWSEAEKAVREKISFVLPIKEANKGGLILEWQGIAGFLPASQLSTDKYPRVEGGDKDKIFDELQKLVGQTLQVTLITADPKEGKLIFSEKGTDQKEKQALVEKYAVGDDVEGEITGIVDFGVFIKVEDGLEGLAHISELDWGLVDNPRKIFTVGQKVRARIIEVKDGKISLSIKALKENPWGAAAKKFAKDDIVQAVIIKYNKHGALASIEEGVAGLVHVSEFESIEKLRETLELGKSYAFKINLFDPKDQRMTLSYTGANSK, from the coding sequence ATGACTACAGACACACTTATATCTACAGAAGATGTAGATGTTAAAGATAAAAAAGCAGACCGCATGATGAACGACTTTCTCGTTCAGACAAAAAATCCTCCCGCAGTAGGAGATATTGTTGAAGGACGTGTTATTGCGCTTCACAAATCATCCGTCTTTGTTGACGTCGCACCATTTGGTACAGGAATTATTTTCGGTCGCGAGTTCAACAACGCGCGAGACATCATCAAAAACATTTCAATTGGAAATGAAGTAACCGCAACGGTTGTTGATAGCAACAACGCTGACGGGTATTTTGAGTTGTCTCTCCGCGAAGCACGCCAAGCACTCATCTGGAGCGAGGCGGAAAAAGCGGTCCGAGAAAAAATCTCATTTGTGCTTCCTATTAAAGAAGCAAATAAAGGTGGTCTTATTCTTGAATGGCAAGGAATTGCTGGATTTCTTCCTGCGTCACAACTCTCAACAGACAAATATCCTCGCGTTGAAGGCGGTGATAAAGACAAAATCTTTGATGAATTACAGAAGCTCGTTGGACAAACATTGCAGGTAACACTCATCACTGCAGATCCAAAAGAAGGAAAACTTATCTTCTCGGAAAAAGGGACTGACCAGAAAGAAAAACAGGCGCTTGTTGAGAAGTACGCAGTTGGAGATGATGTTGAAGGAGAAATCACTGGCATCGTTGACTTTGGTGTCTTCATTAAAGTTGAAGACGGCCTTGAGGGACTCGCGCACATTTCTGAACTTGACTGGGGTCTCGTTGATAACCCACGTAAAATCTTCACTGTTGGACAAAAGGTTCGCGCACGCATTATTGAAGTGAAGGATGGAAAGATTTCTCTTTCTATCAAAGCACTCAAAGAAAATCCTTGGGGAGCAGCCGCAAAGAAATTTGCGAAAGATGACATCGTACAGGCCGTCATCATCAAGTACAATAAACACGGAGCACTCGCATCCATTGAAGAAGGTGTTGCTGGTTTGGTACACGTTTCAGAGTTTGAATCTATTGAAAAATTGCGCGAGACACTTGAGCTCGGTAAATCATACGCATTCAAAATCAACCTCTTTGATCCAAAAGACCAACGCATGACACTTTCCTACACTGGAGCAAACAGTAAATAA
- a CDS encoding GIY-YIG nuclease family protein, translated as MYYVYILQSQKDSGFYTGLTKNISRRVREHNGGSVRPTKARRPLMLVYSEKCETRAKARMREKFLKTGEGREFRQGILKSRNIPR; from the coding sequence ATGTATTATGTCTATATTTTACAAAGCCAGAAAGATTCTGGTTTTTATACTGGGCTTACAAAAAACATTTCTCGTCGTGTTCGTGAACATAATGGAGGTAGCGTGCGACCAACCAAAGCCCGCCGACCTCTCATGCTTGTTTATTCAGAAAAATGCGAAACACGCGCCAAAGCGCGTATGCGAGAAAAATTTTTGAAAACTGGAGAAGGAAGAGAATTTCGACAGGGTATATTAAAAAGTAGAAATATTCCTCGGTAG